In Candidatus Methanoperedens sp., a single genomic region encodes these proteins:
- a CDS encoding N-6 DNA methylase has translation MPDIQKIKLDFQNLYEKSRKNPEMPEEELRTLFTKSDILENLGYRAIGKDIRLELFIKGKKSDITCIDDYGNVIFVVEFKKPSDTVDLKDHFDQLWDRYVKPLRADFGALINGYELILYRRIGENNKLELRVNLSEISDKDCELIIKLLKKPDYELTKVKDILNYLNKFSAPESRIYLTSDAAREHFFENFKLEEDSIFGELLKKTIKLFDYEYSHSKFLTSAYDFWRKSYAKKPDKVPESWKKLLKGAGLTTGEEDLYKFMFCLETTYALFTRLILAKACEDYNFQGIDFSEFIESEIKGSERRGGTFLVVWGVLVMRLIRKMRRDLVESVFEEDLFYWWTDDFEGLQNNIYTDQRSYEVALMDFSRALAKVLYALYKFDFSKIIGDPLGDLYQKYFDRETRKALGEFYTPKEVVEYIVDAVDYRGRGIVDKRLLDPACGSGTFLVDALKKYLDEAKPLAEEKGWDFVLSKLCNEYHIVGFDIHPFATIMAQIQFMLVLIPYYRKAIEKNKSFVLKRLPIFRTDSLIDESKSEAMTLSMFEGGRSISIKITLPVRAGNKFVDAEIIMPFRGEAISEKTGLLNIPEYFAALQALFDTVKEAARAEQEAITQEKLESNLKIYLQNKDWSRLSGFFLPYGRYFLDTIKKLRSEYGDGRLVKSIEDIILAGLLKNHVEYDFVVGNPPYVRVQMLSKEVNDYLRNNYTTVIGKFDLYIPFVERGIQWLNNQGRLGFINPNLFFNRDYGKKLRGLIIDSCIIKQIIDFGDSGVFEDATNYPCIIILNKQKPDKNIIKCVIIRMPKENVLADVKTNISTSKYRNEFYSIFDMEQSVLGLKSWKLAPVPILKVMEKMEMICENNLDTLKENIYEGFITGANPIYFIDSDNYSKLNLEKDSLKKVPKGRDIRRWKIYWDNRYVIYPHNDEGNPLAEDQFKTKFPHAYEYLKLHIDDLKERKYYGETPEEMFGVWFALVHPKPKKIFEQYKIITPNLSTENNFAFDDQDYYLDHDCYGIILKNKERNHYLYILALLNSRPLEFYLKQISPFASGKWYRYMTGYLNQLPIYIPKTPEETLVSQITSRVENILAKVKSDQRAARFPEEYIKEYRARGEEFDAQEIFFNANHKELSVDIEKSLDKEFVIKIKGVAPMLVDSEAKAEYVKAALTGRKVSKGEKITILIPRAEALAKEALAHWQKDVQEAQGIAALEEEINELVYKLYGLDENDKKIIEEFLNKF, from the coding sequence ATGCCTGACATCCAGAAAATTAAACTTGATTTTCAGAATCTCTATGAGAAATCAAGGAAAAATCCTGAGATGCCTGAGGAAGAGCTAAGGACACTTTTTACTAAAAGTGATATTCTTGAAAATTTGGGATATAGAGCAATCGGGAAGGATATACGACTTGAGCTGTTTATTAAGGGAAAAAAAAGTGATATTACTTGCATAGATGACTATGGGAATGTTATCTTTGTAGTTGAATTCAAGAAACCTTCTGATACTGTTGACTTAAAAGACCATTTCGATCAGCTCTGGGACAGGTATGTAAAGCCTTTGCGCGCTGATTTTGGCGCATTAATAAATGGATATGAATTGATTCTTTACAGGAGAATCGGAGAAAACAACAAGCTTGAGCTTCGTGTAAATCTCAGCGAGATTTCGGATAAGGACTGCGAACTTATTATTAAATTGTTAAAAAAGCCGGATTATGAACTTACCAAAGTAAAAGATATATTAAATTATTTGAATAAATTTTCGGCGCCGGAATCAAGAATCTATTTGACTTCGGATGCCGCGCGTGAGCATTTTTTTGAGAACTTCAAGCTTGAAGAGGACTCCATCTTTGGCGAGCTCCTTAAAAAGACCATCAAGCTATTTGACTATGAGTATTCTCACTCAAAATTCCTTACCAGCGCGTACGATTTCTGGCGCAAATCCTACGCAAAGAAGCCTGATAAAGTGCCTGAAAGCTGGAAGAAGCTCCTGAAAGGCGCGGGGCTTACAACTGGCGAAGAAGATTTGTATAAATTCATGTTCTGCCTAGAGACCACATACGCTTTGTTCACCCGTCTCATCCTTGCCAAGGCGTGCGAAGACTATAATTTCCAGGGAATCGACTTTTCGGAATTCATAGAAAGTGAAATCAAAGGCAGCGAGCGCAGGGGCGGCACGTTCCTTGTGGTGTGGGGCGTGCTTGTGATGCGCCTTATCCGGAAAATGCGGCGCGACCTTGTAGAATCTGTTTTCGAAGAGGATTTGTTTTACTGGTGGACTGATGATTTTGAAGGCCTGCAGAACAATATCTACACAGACCAGAGAAGTTATGAAGTGGCGCTGATGGATTTCAGCAGGGCGCTGGCTAAGGTGCTATACGCTTTGTATAAATTCGATTTTTCAAAAATCATCGGCGACCCGCTTGGCGATCTATACCAGAAATATTTTGATCGTGAGACGAGGAAGGCACTGGGTGAGTTCTATACACCCAAAGAAGTAGTGGAATATATTGTTGATGCTGTTGATTACAGGGGGCGTGGAATCGTTGACAAAAGGCTTCTTGACCCTGCCTGCGGTTCAGGTACGTTCCTTGTGGATGCCTTGAAGAAGTATCTTGATGAAGCCAAGCCTCTTGCAGAGGAAAAGGGATGGGATTTTGTTCTTTCCAAGCTCTGCAACGAATATCATATCGTAGGTTTTGACATCCATCCTTTTGCAACAATAATGGCGCAGATTCAATTCATGCTTGTTCTTATTCCTTATTACAGAAAGGCTATCGAGAAGAACAAAAGTTTCGTGCTCAAGCGCCTGCCAATTTTCAGGACTGACTCGCTGATAGACGAAAGCAAGAGCGAAGCAATGACGCTTTCCATGTTCGAGGGCGGGCGCAGTATTTCGATTAAAATCACGCTTCCTGTTCGCGCCGGCAATAAGTTCGTGGATGCTGAGATAATAATGCCTTTCAGGGGCGAAGCAATATCCGAGAAAACAGGACTGCTGAACATCCCTGAATATTTCGCCGCGCTCCAGGCGCTCTTCGATACAGTGAAGGAAGCGGCGCGCGCCGAGCAAGAGGCGATAACGCAGGAGAAGCTTGAGAGCAACCTCAAAATATATCTGCAAAACAAGGACTGGTCGAGGCTTTCGGGTTTCTTTTTGCCCTATGGGCGCTACTTTCTGGATACGATAAAGAAGCTGAGGAGCGAATATGGCGATGGCAGGCTGGTGAAGTCAATAGAGGATATTATACTTGCTGGATTGTTGAAGAACCATGTGGAGTATGATTTTGTGGTGGGGAACCCACCTTATGTGAGAGTGCAAATGCTCTCAAAAGAAGTAAATGACTATCTAAGAAATAATTACACTACCGTTATAGGAAAATTTGATTTATACATTCCATTTGTTGAAAGGGGAATTCAGTGGTTAAATAATCAGGGAAGATTGGGATTTATAAATCCAAATCTTTTCTTTAATAGAGATTATGGGAAAAAATTGAGAGGTTTAATAATTGATAGTTGCATTATTAAACAAATTATCGACTTTGGTGATTCAGGGGTATTTGAAGATGCGACAAATTACCCATGTATAATAATACTTAACAAGCAAAAGCCTGATAAAAATATAATCAAATGTGTAATTATACGGATGCCAAAGGAGAATGTTTTAGCCGATGTAAAAACTAACATTAGCACATCGAAGTATCGAAACGAATTCTATTCGATTTTTGATATGGAGCAGTCTGTCTTGGGGTTAAAAAGCTGGAAATTAGCTCCAGTCCCTATTTTAAAAGTTATGGAAAAAATGGAGATGATTTGTGAAAATAACTTAGATACTCTCAAAGAAAATATTTACGAAGGATTTATAACAGGTGCAAATCCAATTTATTTTATAGATTCTGATAATTATTCCAAATTGAATTTGGAAAAAGATAGTCTAAAGAAAGTTCCAAAAGGTAGAGATATAAGGCGTTGGAAGATTTATTGGGATAACCGCTATGTAATTTATCCACATAATGATGAAGGAAATCCACTTGCAGAAGACCAATTCAAAACAAAATTCCCTCATGCATACGAGTATCTAAAATTACATATCGATGATTTAAAGGAAAGAAAATATTATGGAGAAACCCCTGAAGAAATGTTTGGGGTCTGGTTTGCATTAGTTCATCCGAAGCCAAAAAAGATTTTCGAGCAATATAAAATAATTACTCCCAATCTATCGACAGAAAATAATTTCGCTTTTGATGACCAAGATTATTATTTAGATCATGATTGTTACGGAATCATCTTAAAAAATAAAGAGAGAAATCATTACCTTTACATTTTAGCATTACTTAACTCAAGACCACTCGAATTTTACCTAAAACAAATAAGTCCTTTCGCATCTGGTAAATGGTATCGCTATATGACGGGTTATTTAAATCAACTTCCAATTTATATCCCCAAAACACCCGAAGAAACCCTCGTCTCCCAGATAACTTCGCGCGTGGAAAATATACTCGCAAAAGTCAAATCCGACCAGCGCGCCGCGCGCTTCCCAGAAGAGTACATCAAGGAATACCGCGCCCGTGGGGAGGAATTCGATGCGCAAGAGATTTTTTTCAATGCAAATCATAAGGAGCTTTCTGTTGATATCGAGAAGTCCCTGGATAAAGAATTTGTAATAAAAATAAAAGGCGTTGCGCCGATGCTTGTGGACAGCGAGGCAAAAGCTGAGTATGTTAAAGCCGCGCTCACAGGCAGGAAAGTAAGCAAAGGCGAGAAAATAACGATACTAATCCCGCGCGCCGAGGCGCTTGCGAAAGAGGCGCTGGCCCATTGGCAGAAAGATGTGCAGGAAGCACAGGGGATTGCGGCGCTTGAGGAAGAGATTAACGAGCTTGTGTATAAGCTGTACGGACTGGATGAGAATGATAAGAAGATTATTGAGGAGTTCTTGAATAAGTTTTGA
- a CDS encoding cobalamin biosynthesis protein has translation MDFWIQVLLLAVLFDILFGEPPAALHPVVWMGKLINLFVRKSPIHRRRLYGLFMVIFCIGAAVLASLAVISLGRGFPGLIASAYLLKSSFSIRMLLASALGIKKDLDERRIEKVRSELRTFVGRDTSELNESQSASAVIESLAESFVDGILSPLFYFFLFGLPGALACRMINTLDSMVGYKKEPYIYLGYTSAKLDDLVNFVPARLSLVFIFIAAVFFGKPIDAVKTCIHDHNKTASPNSGWSMSAVSGALHVRLEKIGYHVLGAQYNEPQPFQIKKAVYIVGFSSFMVIAGIFFAGNVPLVRI, from the coding sequence ATGGATTTCTGGATTCAGGTTTTGCTTCTTGCCGTTTTGTTTGATATTTTATTCGGGGAACCGCCTGCAGCTCTTCATCCTGTGGTGTGGATGGGAAAACTGATAAACCTGTTTGTGCGCAAATCACCCATTCACCGAAGGAGGCTGTACGGGCTGTTCATGGTGATTTTCTGCATCGGGGCAGCAGTGCTTGCCAGCTTAGCTGTAATCTCACTTGGCAGAGGCTTCCCGGGATTGATTGCATCGGCATATCTCTTAAAGTCCAGCTTTTCCATTCGCATGCTGTTAGCATCTGCTCTGGGAATAAAAAAAGACCTTGACGAAAGGAGGATTGAAAAAGTGAGAAGCGAGCTTAGGACTTTCGTGGGAAGGGATACATCAGAGCTAAATGAGTCACAGTCAGCTTCAGCGGTTATAGAATCGCTGGCTGAAAGCTTTGTGGACGGCATCCTTTCGCCATTGTTTTATTTTTTCTTATTCGGTCTTCCAGGCGCGCTTGCCTGCCGCATGATAAACACGCTTGATTCCATGGTGGGTTATAAAAAAGAACCTTATATCTATTTGGGTTATACCTCTGCAAAACTGGATGACCTTGTGAATTTTGTACCTGCTCGTTTGTCTCTGGTATTTATCTTCATTGCCGCCGTTTTTTTTGGCAAACCAATCGACGCAGTCAAAACGTGCATACATGACCATAACAAGACCGCATCTCCCAATTCAGGATGGTCCATGTCAGCGGTTTCGGGTGCTCTTCACGTAAGACTTGAAAAGATAGGTTATCATGTGCTGGGGGCTCAATATAATGAACCGCAGCCATTTCAGATTAAAAAAGCTGTATATATTGTAGGGTTCTCATCGTTCATGGTGATTGCAGGAATCTTTTTTGCCGGCAATGTCCCCTTAGTGCGAATTTAA
- the cobD gene encoding threonine-phosphate decarboxylase CobD, giving the protein MRLKIQFTQLKIESYRIVEHFLHKKITTYHELRAVNVISTILYSTLIFFPDKIGHVLSNRVKKTVIELAPCIHGARLEEFAEASGKSVDELADFSVNLNPLGPPRLKKLLNGASKSINYYPDNRYMGFKKAAADYLHVSPENIVPGNGSSELIRLFAETVIEPGDGVIIPYPTFGEYEFQCRLFGAKVEYIEYNDIANVKPDGNKAVFLCNPNNPTGKLLRRKEVIQLAQICASSRVFLFVDEAFIELSNPEESVAGLAANNDFVIALRSLTKTYAVPGLRIGFAVASLDFAKLLNNIRLPWNLNSIASSAGELFLEHNKNYIENSLLLIRKERQWLTSQLSGIRGFKPYPSDANFILIDTRDFAINSKELAERMLRYGIIIRDCASFGLENHIRVAVRKRSENRRLVKAFAGVVSDWGAELAEKEIARSLERGVVARSRIDCEYYPCHFEGQDCTFCFCPFYPCEDARAGGELVKRSTGGTVWSCAKCSIIHSGDIADKVLSALMKGRKINEVWKLVMEPHL; this is encoded by the coding sequence TTGAGACTTAAAATACAGTTTACGCAGCTAAAAATCGAGAGTTATAGAATAGTCGAGCATTTCCTGCACAAAAAAATCACTACCTATCATGAACTTCGGGCTGTTAATGTCATATCAACCATTCTTTACAGCACTTTAATATTCTTTCCAGACAAAATTGGGCATGTGCTAAGTAACCGGGTTAAGAAAACTGTCATTGAACTCGCACCATGCATTCATGGAGCAAGGCTGGAAGAATTTGCAGAAGCTTCGGGAAAGAGCGTGGACGAGCTCGCGGACTTCAGCGTCAATCTTAATCCGCTTGGTCCGCCAAGATTAAAGAAGCTCCTTAATGGAGCCTCTAAAAGTATCAACTATTATCCCGACAACAGGTACATGGGTTTTAAAAAAGCAGCGGCGGATTATCTCCATGTGTCGCCTGAAAATATCGTCCCGGGTAACGGCTCATCCGAATTAATCCGTCTCTTTGCGGAAACAGTTATCGAGCCCGGGGACGGAGTGATAATACCATACCCAACGTTCGGTGAATATGAATTCCAGTGCAGGTTGTTTGGTGCAAAGGTTGAGTATATCGAATACAACGACATAGCGAATGTCAAGCCCGATGGGAACAAGGCTGTTTTTCTCTGCAACCCCAATAATCCAACCGGCAAACTTCTTCGGCGAAAGGAGGTCATTCAACTGGCTCAGATCTGCGCCTCGTCTCGCGTTTTCTTATTCGTTGATGAGGCGTTCATCGAGCTTTCAAACCCTGAGGAAAGTGTCGCAGGGCTTGCAGCCAATAACGATTTTGTCATCGCGCTCCGTTCACTTACCAAGACCTACGCTGTTCCTGGATTAAGAATTGGTTTTGCTGTCGCTTCTTTGGATTTTGCAAAGCTCCTGAACAATATCCGCCTCCCGTGGAATCTCAATTCCATTGCATCGTCAGCAGGTGAGCTGTTTCTTGAACATAATAAAAATTATATCGAAAATTCACTTCTCTTAATAAGAAAAGAGCGGCAGTGGCTAACCTCCCAGCTCAGTGGTATAAGGGGTTTTAAACCCTATCCAAGTGATGCAAATTTCATTCTCATTGATACCCGCGACTTTGCAATAAATTCCAAAGAGCTGGCTGAGAGAATGTTAAGATACGGGATTATTATCCGCGATTGTGCCTCTTTTGGTCTTGAAAATCACATCAGGGTTGCGGTTCGAAAGAGAAGCGAGAACAGACGGCTGGTTAAGGCTTTTGCAGGGGTGGTATCGGACTGGGGAGCCGAACTTGCAGAAAAGGAGATCGCCAGGTCTCTTGAAAGAGGAGTTGTTGCCAGGAGCAGGATTGACTGCGAGTATTATCCCTGCCACTTTGAAGGTCAGGATTGCACCTTCTGCTTCTGTCCTTTTTACCCATGCGAGGATGCAAGGGCGGGCGGAGAATTGGTCAAGAGATCCACAGGGGGAACAGTATGGAGCTGCGCAAAGTGCAGCATAATCCACAGTGGAGATATTGCAGATAAGGTTTTGTCCGCCTTGATGAAAGGAAGGAAAATCAACGAAGTCTGGAAGCTTGTAATGGAGCCGCATCTGTGA
- a CDS encoding non-histone chromosomal MC1 family protein — MEIRNFVLRDKKGNETGVFTGHQPRQAALKAANRSGGSKAKPVELRLRERGSKKIHIYKGWKETVSAPKNKPKWMPAKINKPNVKKVGVEELAKI, encoded by the coding sequence ATGGAAATAAGAAACTTTGTATTAAGAGACAAGAAAGGGAACGAGACTGGAGTATTCACAGGACATCAGCCGCGGCAGGCAGCATTGAAGGCAGCCAACCGCAGCGGTGGATCAAAAGCAAAACCAGTAGAACTGAGATTGAGAGAGAGAGGATCCAAGAAGATCCATATCTATAAAGGCTGGAAAGAGACCGTATCTGCACCCAAGAACAAGCCAAAATGGATGCCTGCCAAGATCAATAAGCCGAATGTAAAGAAGGTAGGCGTCGAGGAGCTTGCGAAAATTTAA
- a CDS encoding TIGR00297 family protein codes for MLKSIPLFFYWGVRIKYLPVNTVSVMMRLASGCKKQGIYIFLGLIVLLFPFVKTPYFMSAAFFGGAVFFSIIPPKSSIFSFLARESDVKAGKLIGFIQLFFTMSILFMIRSIVEFPLFIIGAAFAITTFGDGVADVINGLDKAKQTEENDARLYSAKSSIIFLSAGSVFAFLAGAWIWILSSTLQDFPYGKLFFLAVIGAITAALLESMTTTEDNIVIPFGSAMVMWLFFMFGYNVGIVYLMLALVFSFVLGYLAYRLRIADISAMLSATLFGVVIIISSDKGWFLFSILLAFFLLGSIFTRYKYHYKFARGIAEEKRGMRGYKNVFSNSLAALSLAVAYGIFPSYAKILLPAYLGSVATACGDTLASEIGETYKGEPRMITTFKKVRSGTDGAVSHLGEWAAFFGASIIALFAYVLIKNDVGILVAVIAGGFIGTNIDSVLGATLQRKGYLSNNGVNLFATISGAIISGTLYYSMGS; via the coding sequence ATGCTGAAATCAATCCCATTGTTCTTTTATTGGGGCGTAAGGATAAAGTATTTGCCTGTAAATACCGTTTCTGTGATGATGAGGCTTGCATCGGGCTGTAAGAAACAGGGCATCTATATTTTTCTTGGGCTGATTGTACTGCTCTTTCCTTTCGTAAAAACACCTTATTTTATGTCAGCAGCATTTTTTGGTGGAGCAGTATTTTTTTCAATAATCCCCCCTAAATCATCCATTTTCAGCTTCCTTGCTCGTGAATCCGATGTTAAAGCAGGAAAACTTATTGGTTTTATACAGCTCTTTTTTACCATGTCTATCCTTTTCATGATACGTTCAATTGTTGAATTCCCTCTATTCATAATAGGTGCGGCTTTTGCTATTACAACGTTTGGCGATGGCGTGGCTGATGTTATAAACGGTCTTGATAAAGCAAAACAAACTGAAGAGAACGATGCCAGGTTATATTCTGCAAAATCAAGCATTATTTTTTTGAGTGCGGGTAGCGTTTTTGCCTTCCTTGCAGGAGCTTGGATATGGATACTTAGCTCTACTTTACAGGATTTCCCCTACGGAAAGCTCTTTTTCCTTGCAGTAATCGGAGCCATTACCGCCGCACTTCTTGAATCCATGACAACCACAGAGGATAATATCGTTATCCCTTTTGGCTCGGCTATGGTAATGTGGCTTTTCTTTATGTTTGGATATAACGTGGGTATAGTATATCTTATGCTGGCGCTTGTTTTTTCTTTTGTACTCGGATATCTTGCATACAGGCTTCGTATCGCGGATATATCCGCCATGCTGAGTGCAACACTGTTCGGCGTCGTGATTATTATATCAAGCGATAAAGGCTGGTTTTTATTTTCTATACTTCTCGCCTTTTTTTTATTGGGAAGTATATTTACCCGTTACAAATACCACTATAAATTCGCTCGTGGGATTGCCGAGGAAAAAAGAGGTATGCGGGGATATAAGAACGTCTTCAGCAACTCGCTGGCTGCCCTTTCCCTCGCAGTGGCGTATGGGATATTTCCTTCGTATGCGAAGATTTTATTGCCCGCCTATCTTGGCTCGGTTGCCACAGCATGCGGCGACACGCTGGCAAGCGAGATAGGCGAAACATACAAAGGGGAGCCCAGGATGATAACGACATTCAAAAAAGTCAGGTCTGGCACCGATGGCGCAGTTTCGCACTTAGGCGAATGGGCTGCCTTTTTCGGAGCATCCATAATTGCTCTTTTTGCATACGTGTTAATAAAAAATGATGTCGGTATTCTGGTGGCTGTTATAGCAGGAGGATTTATCGGAACAAACATTGATAGTGTGCTCGGCGCCACGCTCCAGCGGAAAGGTTACCTTTCTAACAACGGGGTCAATCTGTTCGCTACCATTTCAGGGGCGATTATATCCGGAACACTTTATTATTCAATGGGCTCGTAG